One window of Vicia villosa cultivar HV-30 ecotype Madison, WI unplaced genomic scaffold, Vvil1.0 ctg.000794F_1_1, whole genome shotgun sequence genomic DNA carries:
- the LOC131631249 gene encoding thioredoxin-like fold domain-containing protein MRL7L, chloroplastic, whose amino-acid sequence MTLTLPLSSFISPIKQTNFTLPSKTFNFTLFSKPSLQVGYSRITRLQALKSDGTNSKRRGREPYSDSDSDDDDDEDDVSSSSKQNDPYAMSLEERQEWRRKIRQVMDKKPDIQEVEDTDEKKKKMQKLINDYQLVVEEEDPNWPQDADGWGFSLGQFFDKITIQNKKKEDDDDGDDNDDVDDDKEVVWQDDNYIRPIKDIKAAEWEETVFKDISPLIILVHNRYRRPKENEKIRDELVKAVHIIWNCGLPSPRCVALDAVVETELVAALKVSAFPEVIFTRAGKILFRDKAIRNADEWSKVMAFYYYRGAKPPCLTNVPDLQENIPSFTISN is encoded by the exons ATGACACTCACTTTACCCTTATCTTCTTTCATTTCACCAATCAAACAAACAAACTTCACCTTGCCCAGCAAAACCTTCAATTTCACCCTTTTCTCAAAACCCTCTTTGCAG GTTGGTTATTCCAGAATTACGAGACTTCAAGCACTCAAATCGGATGGTACTAATTCGAAAAGAAGAGGGCGAGAACCATATAGTGACAGTgacagtgatgatgatgatgacgaagACGATGTGTCGTCTTCCTCGAAACAAAATGACCCTTATGCTATGAGTCTTGAAGAGAGACAGGAATGGAGGAGGAAAATCAGACAGGTTATGGATAAGAAACCTGATATTCAAGAGGTTGAAGATACcgatgaaaagaagaagaaaatgcaaAAGCTTATTAATGATTACCAACTTGTTGTGGAAGAGGAGGATCCTAATTGGCCTCAAGATGCTGATGGTTGGGGATTTAGTCTCGGCCAGTTTTTCGATAAGATTactattcaaaataaaaagaaggaagatgatgatgatggtgatgacaacgatgatgttgatgatgataagGAAGTAGTGTGGCAAGATGACAATTACATTCGTCCTATCAAAGACATAAAGGCTGCGGAATGGGAGGAAACTGTGTTTAAAGACATTAGTCCCTTGATTATTCTCGTGCACAATCGGTATAGAAG GCCAAAGGAGAATGAAAAAATTAGAGATGAACTAGTGAAGGCTGTGCATATCATATGGAACTGTGGATTACCGTCACCAAGA TGTGTGGCGCTCGATGCTGTTGTTGAGACTGAACTAGTTGCAGCACTTAAAGTATCGGCTTTCCCAGAAGTTATCTTTACTAGAGCGGGGAAGATTTTATTCCGTGATAAAG CAATTCGCAATGCAGATGAGTGGTCTAAAGTCATGGCCTTCTATTACTATCGAGGAGCCAAACCGCCGTGTTTGACAAACGTTCCAGATCTCCAagaaaatattccttcttttactATTAGTAATTGA
- the LOC131631232 gene encoding uncharacterized protein LOC131631232 — MTKNPNFNYHNKCEKLGITHLAFANDVLLFSRGDCKSIEMLLEAFKTSSDSTGLIVNPKKCKVFYGGMDTDTKQMVKHLTGYEEGQLPIRYLGIPLSSKKLNINHYMPMIDRIVSRI; from the coding sequence ATGACAAAGAATCCAAATTTCAATTACCATAACAAATGTGAGAAGTTGGGCATTACTCATCTGGCTTTTGCAAATGATGTGCTTTTGTTTAGTAGAGGTGATTGTAAATCCATTGAGATGCTGCTTGAAGCCTTCAAAACATCTTCTGATTCAACTGGGCTTATTGTAAACCCTAAGAAATGTAAGGTTTTTTATGGAGGGATGGATACTGACACTAAACAAATGGTGAAGCATCTAACAGGTTATGAAGAGGGTCAGCTTCCAATCAGGTACTTAGGCATTCCTTTGTCCAGCAAAAAGCTGAATATTAATCACTACATGCCCATGATTGATAGGATTGTTAGTAGAATTTGA
- the LOC131631222 gene encoding NADPH-dependent aldehyde reductase-like protein, chloroplastic, with the protein MATSLPLQDRVAIVTGSSRGIGKEIALHLASLGARLVINCTSNSHLADSVAAHINANQLTPRAITVCADVSDPESVKSLFDSAEEAFNSPVHILVNSAGVVDVHLPSIANTTDESFDRIMNVNAKGAFLCAREAANRLKRGGGGRIILLTTSLAAAFKPGYGAYTASKAAVEAMTKILAKELKGTGITANCVAPGPVATELFLEGKTEETVKMIAEGNPFGRIGETKDISPVVGFLATDSAEWVNGQIIRVNGGYV; encoded by the coding sequence ATGGCTACTTCACTTCCGCTTCAAGACAGAGTGGCAATCGTCACCGGCTCATCCCGCGGGATCGGCAAAGAGATCGCACTTCATCTAGCTTCACTTGGCGCCAGACTAGTCATCAACTGCACCTCCAACTCACACCTCGCTGACTCAGTCGCTGCTCACATCAACGCAAACCAACTCACTCCACGAGCCATAACCGTCTGCGCTGACGTGTCAGATCCGGAGTCCGTTAAGTCTCTCTTCGACTCCGCCGAAGAAGCCTTCAACTCGCCGGTTCACATTCTCGTCAACTCAGCCGGTGTCGTCGACGTACATCTACCAAGCATAGCAAATACAACAGACGAATCCTTCGATCGCATCATGAACGTGAACGCGAAAGGAGCGTTTCTCTGTGCGAGAGAAGCGGCGAACAGACTAAAACGCGGCGGCGGAGGGAGGATCATACTTCTGACGACGTCACTAGCAGCTGCTTTTAAGCCAGGTTACGGCGCGTACACGGCATCGAAGGCGGCGGTGGAAGCGATGACAAAGATTCTAGCTAAAGAGTTGAAGGGGACGGGGATTACAGCGAATTGCGTGGCGCCGGGACCTGTTGCGACGGAGTTGTTCTTAGAAGGGAAGACGGAGGAGACGGTGAAGATGATTGCGGAAGGGAATCCTTTTGGTAGAATTGGTGAGACCAAAGATATTTCTCCTGTTGTTGGATTTTTAGCCACTGATTCTGCTGAATGGGTCAATGGTCAAATTATTCGTGTCAATGGTGGCTATGTTTAG
- the LOC131631233 gene encoding F-box/kelch-repeat protein At3g23880-like gives MAKTKTTPPLNRKRPQPSLTSPLRRRKQLQLTLTSPHLPFELVEEILSRLSVKHLLQLRCVCKSWNYLISRDSNFTKKHLRLSTSSHNRHHLTRIPNVYPKKFVVCHYPISSICTSGSTTRRVKQFTYSITGILNKENYGHRASTCDGIICFKLNESLAVLCNPSIRKFKLLPPLKLPYQLFTSYTLGYHCFTNKYKIIAVNETWSRKIEVYVHTLGTDYWRRIPDFLGPDLIPMVKTGIFVNDSVNWLTRESDRLAQYIVSLDLEKETFHCPMCISQLLILILP, from the coding sequence ATGGCTAAGACCAAAACGACGCCGCCTCTAAACAGGAAACGACCTCAACCATCCCTAACATCACCGCTTCGACGGAGGAAACAACTCCAACTAACCCTAACATCACCGCATCTTCCGTTTGAACTAGTGGAAGAAATACTGTCTAGACTCTCCGTCAAACACCTTCTTCAACTCCGCTGCGTCTGTAAATCATGGAATTACCTCATCTCCCGAGATTCAAACTTCACCAAGAAACACCTCCGTTTGTCAACCTCCAGCCACAACCGCCACCACCTCACCCGAATCCCTAATGTGTACCCAAAGAAGTTCGTTGTATGTCATTATCCAATCTCCTCTATCTGCACCTCCGGATCAACTACTCGTCGTGTCAAACAGTTCACCTATTCTATTACAGGGATTCTTAACAAAGAAAACTATGGTCATAGAGCTTCCACTTGTGACGGCATCATATGTTTTAAGCTAAATGAATCTTTAGCTGTTTTGTGTAATCCTTCCATTAGAAAATTTAAGTTGTTGCCTCCTTTGAAACTTCCATACCAATTATTTACCTCATATACCTTAGGGTATCATTGTTTCACCAATAAGTATAAGATTATTGCTGTTAATGAAACTTGGAGTAGAAAAATAGAAGTATACGTTCATACCTTAGGTACTGATTATTGGAGAAGGATTCCGGACTTTCTCGGTCCTGACCTCATTCCTATGGTCAAAACTGGAATATTCGTGAACGACTCTGTTAATTGGTTGACGCGTGAGTCTGATAGACTCGCACAATACATTGTTTCTCTTGATTTGGAGAAAGAGACCTTTCATTGCCCGATGTGCATTTCACAACTTCTTATCCTAATACTACCTTAG